A DNA window from Pseudomonas resinovorans NBRC 106553 contains the following coding sequences:
- a CDS encoding heme ABC transporter ATP-binding protein codes for MLRVEQLDVLRGGKQVLAGIDLELRPGEVLGVLGPNGAGKSTLLGALCGEVAAAAGRISLDGRALDDWNGPQRARRLAVLPQSSTLSFGFRVEEVVAMGRMPHDTGRERDAEVVAAALEAADASHLAGRSYLALSGGERQRVHLARVLAQLWPGDAGQALLLDEPTSMLDPLHQHTTLQAVRTFAERGVAVLVILHDLNLAARYCDRLLLLADGRPHVLGAPEQVLQAEPLKAVFGLEVLVQRHPERGHPLIVAR; via the coding sequence GGAGTTGCGACCCGGCGAAGTGCTCGGCGTACTAGGCCCCAATGGCGCGGGCAAGAGCACCTTGCTGGGGGCCTTGTGCGGCGAGGTGGCGGCCGCGGCAGGCCGGATCAGTCTGGATGGGCGTGCCCTGGACGACTGGAACGGCCCGCAGCGGGCACGGCGCCTGGCCGTACTGCCGCAGAGTTCGACCCTGAGCTTCGGCTTCCGCGTGGAAGAAGTCGTGGCCATGGGCCGCATGCCCCACGACACCGGCCGCGAGCGGGACGCCGAGGTAGTCGCCGCAGCGCTGGAGGCGGCGGATGCCAGCCACCTGGCCGGGCGCAGCTATCTGGCGCTGTCCGGTGGCGAGCGCCAGCGTGTCCACCTGGCGCGGGTGCTGGCGCAGCTCTGGCCCGGGGATGCCGGGCAGGCCCTGCTGCTGGACGAACCCACCTCCATGCTCGACCCCCTGCACCAGCACACCACCTTGCAGGCGGTGCGCACCTTCGCCGAACGCGGAGTGGCGGTGCTGGTGATCCTGCATGACCTGAACCTGGCTGCGCGTTACTGCGATCGCCTGTTGCTGCTCGCCGATGGCCGACCCCATGTGCTGGGCGCGCCGGAGCAAGTGCTGCAGGCCGAGCCGCTCAAGGCCGTATTCGGCCTGGAGGTGCTGGTGCAGCGCCATCCCGAGCGAGGCCATCCATTGATAGTCGCCCGTTGA